A genomic region of Alnus glutinosa chromosome 11, dhAlnGlut1.1, whole genome shotgun sequence contains the following coding sequences:
- the LOC133881130 gene encoding uncharacterized protein LOC133881130, producing the protein MAETTRQFAKVVARIPQPAGRLEQGPLVAEAWITDIALLHETLGCTDEQKVNYTGLRLTDEAARWWKSKKGLLGIELGYGFAIPWDKFVEEFNGRFFPRAQRQIRAIEFQNLVQGTMTVEQYSSRRRIEKVERFENGLNPRTKERVMCHEIRNFVKLVDIVLIAERGMRESSAAYELKRRAASQATYPSKRPALSTGSRPAEKRNFPPTTGNQALTCHKCGKVHAGECKASKPNCFRCCQFGHFKRNCPLDAPGGSRPPGNNFPSRRPAQARVYTLTSVEVDEEEERGVNDVVTGTIFLFGILACTLFDSGATHSFMSEAYIRLRHVSTRLLVQNLKVETPGGKKIVCDKIENCPIVIKGRNLPINLSVFKSLGYDVILGMDWLSKYYASINCRIFGAYNLADSMILR; encoded by the exons ATGGCTGAAACTACTAGGCAGTTTGCCAAAGTAGTGGCAAGAATTCCACAGCCTGCTGGCCGATTGGAACAG GGACCGTTAGTTGCTGAAGCTTGGATTACGGACATCGCGCTATTGCATGAGACCCTTGGCTGTACTGATGAGCAAAAGGTTAATTATACAGGACTAAGGTTAACCGATGAAGCTGCAAGATggtggaagtctaagaaaggACTCTTAGGAATAGAGTTGGGATATGGGTTTGCTATCCCATGGGATAAGTTTGTAGAAGAATTCAATGGGCGTTTCTTTCCAAGGGCACAAAGGCAGATACGGGCCATTGAATTCCAGAATCTGGTGCAAGGCACAATGACGGTAGAGCAATATTCCTCTAG ACGAAGAATCGAAAAGGTGGAACGTTTTGAAAATGGCCTTAATCCTCGTACTAAGGAAAGAGTCATGTGCCACGAGATTAGGAACTTTGTCAAACTAGTCGATATAGTATTGATTGCCGAAAGAGGAATGCGCGAATCGTCTGCTGCTTATGAGCTAAAGAGGCGAGCAGCATCACAGGCAACATACCCATCCAAACGACCAGCACTTAGTACTGGAAGCAGGCCAGCTGAGAAGAGGAATTTCCCTCCTACAACAGGGAATCAGGCTCTTACATGCCACAAGTGCGGGAAGGTGCATGCTGGAGAGTGCAAGGCTAGCAAACCAAACTGCTTCAGGTGTTGTCAATTTGGCCACTTCAAGAGGAATTGTCCACTGGATGCCCCAGGAGGATCCCGACCCCCAGGAAACAACTTTCCATCAAGGCGACCCGCCCAAGCGAGGGTGTATACCTTAACTTCGGTTGAggtagacgaagaagaagaacgaggaGTTAACGATGTGGTGACAGGTaccatctttttgtttggtatccttgcgtgtactctttttgattcagGAGCTACACATTCATTCATGTCTGAAGCATACATTAGATTACGTCATGTTAGCACACGACTTTTAGTACAAAATCTTAAGGTTGAAACCCCTGGAGGAAAGAAAATTGTATGTGATAAAATAGAGAACTGTCCAATTGTTATAAAAGGAAGGAACCTACCCATCAATCTATCAGTGTTTAAATCTCTAGGATATGATGTAATCCTAGGTATGGActggttatcaaagtattatgcgAGTATAAATTGTAGGATTTTTGGTGCTTATAACTTGGCAGATTCGATGATATTAAGATGA